In the genome of Tropicibacter oceani, one region contains:
- a CDS encoding glycosyltransferase family 4 protein — protein MNPVKRPRVLAIAEAANPEWVSVPLVGWSLATALRDVADVHIVTQVRNRDAFLRAGLREGSDFTAIDSEAFARPMWKLAERLRMGEGKGWTMVQAINAISYPHFERLVWKRFGDAITAGEYDVVHRITPLSPTISSSLAGKCAAAGVPFVLGPLNGGVPWPKGFEAERRAEKEWLSYIRSAYKLLPGRGATLRHASAVLAGSRHTAAEVARPGKDKIVYIPENGIDPARFNRCAAPTGVLRGGFVGRLVPYKGPDMLIEAAAPLLRAGRMKLEIIGDGPMMPALKALAQGLEGITFHGWKPHQEVQDILASCHLLTFPSIREFGGGVVLEAMALGVVPMIVDYAGPGELVTSEVGIKVPCGTRQEIAQGFAEALTALADDPGPLPAMAQAARDRVQSHFLWSAKARQVARVYDWVLAGRPAPVPDFFGQDGVAPRPRA, from the coding sequence ATGAACCCCGTCAAAAGACCGCGCGTTCTGGCCATTGCCGAGGCCGCAAATCCCGAATGGGTCAGCGTGCCGCTTGTCGGCTGGTCGCTGGCCACGGCGCTGCGCGACGTGGCGGATGTGCATATCGTCACTCAGGTCCGCAACCGCGACGCATTTTTGCGCGCCGGTCTGCGCGAAGGCAGCGATTTCACCGCCATCGATTCCGAGGCGTTCGCCCGCCCCATGTGGAAGCTGGCCGAACGGCTGCGCATGGGCGAAGGCAAGGGCTGGACCATGGTTCAGGCGATCAACGCCATCAGTTATCCGCATTTCGAACGGCTGGTCTGGAAGCGCTTTGGCGATGCCATCACGGCGGGTGAGTATGACGTGGTGCACCGCATCACACCGCTGTCGCCGACGATTTCATCGTCGCTGGCGGGCAAATGCGCGGCGGCGGGGGTGCCTTTCGTGCTGGGGCCGCTGAATGGCGGGGTGCCCTGGCCCAAGGGGTTCGAGGCCGAGCGGCGCGCCGAAAAGGAATGGCTGAGCTATATCCGGTCAGCCTACAAGCTGCTGCCGGGGCGCGGGGCCACCCTGCGCCATGCCTCGGCCGTGCTGGCCGGGTCGCGCCATACCGCGGCCGAGGTCGCCAGACCCGGAAAGGACAAGATTGTCTATATCCCGGAAAACGGCATCGACCCGGCGCGGTTCAACCGGTGCGCCGCGCCGACGGGTGTGCTGCGCGGCGGTTTTGTCGGGCGGCTGGTGCCCTACAAAGGCCCCGACATGCTGATCGAAGCCGCCGCGCCGCTGCTGCGCGCCGGGCGGATGAAACTTGAGATCATCGGCGACGGGCCGATGATGCCCGCCCTGAAGGCACTGGCACAAGGGTTGGAGGGGATCACCTTTCACGGCTGGAAACCGCATCAGGAGGTGCAGGATATCCTTGCCTCGTGCCATCTGCTGACCTTTCCGTCGATCCGCGAATTCGGCGGCGGCGTGGTGCTGGAGGCGATGGCGCTGGGTGTTGTCCCGATGATCGTGGACTATGCCGGACCGGGCGAACTGGTCACTTCGGAGGTGGGGATCAAAGTGCCCTGCGGCACGCGGCAAGAGATCGCGCAAGGCTTTGCCGAGGCGCTGACCGCGCTGGCGGATGATCCCGGCCCCCTGCCCGCCATGGCACAGGCAGCCCGCGACCGCGTGCAAAGCCATTTCCTGTGGTCCGCCAAGGCGCGGCAGGTGGCCCGGGTCTATGACTGGGTGCTGGCCGGACGCCCCGCCCCGGTGCCCGACTTTTTCGGACAAGACGGCGTGGCCCCCCGCCCTAGGGCTTGA
- a CDS encoding serine O-acetyltransferase: MSGTTEQQVSAQTPDWSRERIGKFWDPGQKLMRALRRYQAARARGGVLGKAASKYWALNHLFWSTICQSEIHLNTQIGGGLRLTHPTGIIIHPDARIGVNCMIFHQVTLAGPVVLGGHVDIGAGAKLLGPLTVGDHAVIGANAVVTRDVPPGATVAGIPARIIKP; this comes from the coding sequence TTGAGCGGCACGACGGAACAGCAGGTATCGGCGCAGACCCCGGATTGGAGCCGCGAGCGGATCGGCAAATTCTGGGACCCGGGGCAAAAGCTGATGCGCGCCCTGCGCCGGTACCAGGCGGCGCGCGCGCGCGGCGGCGTGCTGGGCAAGGCGGCGTCGAAATACTGGGCGCTGAACCACCTGTTCTGGTCCACGATCTGCCAATCCGAGATTCACCTGAACACGCAGATCGGCGGCGGTTTGCGCCTGACCCATCCGACGGGGATCATCATTCACCCCGACGCAAGGATCGGCGTAAATTGCATGATCTTTCATCAGGTGACGCTTGCCGGTCCTGTCGTGCTGGGCGGGCACGTGGACATCGGCGCAGGGGCCAAGCTGCTGGGCCCGCTGACCGTGGGCGATCACGCGGTGATCGGGGCGAATGCCGTCGTCACCCGCGACGTGCCGCCCGGTGCCACTGTCGCCGGTATCCCGGCCCGGATCATCAAGCCCTAG
- a CDS encoding acyltransferase family protein, with protein MSDPHSQTLPYRSDIDGLRAVAVLSVVLYHFGLPLRGGFVGVDIFFVISGFLIGGILWREYDQTGTIWLRNFYVRRFRRLAPAFFVMAVVTTLLGWALLLPFEFREYGKTLVAATVYLSNVLFYRGAGYFDSASEDKPLLHTWSLAVEEQFYIFLPLTILLLARWRWGLLGGLVAIWAASLAACIVLTPQYSTATFYLFPFRAWEMLSGVLLAIWGYETGRTWRGWAVLSWLGMAMIAVAILFVPAGPLFPGALALLPVVGTVLVLANGLNRNPVNRLLCSRHAVFFGAISYSLYLWHWPIFTLSSYLRDGHANLVESFVWMALCVALAWLSWRYVENPVRRARALSGGMVLGGAALASAVLLGLGGWLFKQDGLPQRFGPEARVHIAATGDFLQDWSRCHIADALPLDGLEVCPIGPEGPPRVLVWGDSHVRAFKEGLDLAAHEAGVPGIILWRAGCPPLFGLRKVESAATQAQDTACTQANKQIEQSFGRMQSLESLLLIGRWSYYASGTGVGLDAGNLISLHPTNGPERVGEQQARRLTLAAQASIEAMGRWVPNIHVLRQPPEIPQYDSRKAAREAAHAGWPLAAEAVTQTDVARDTLALRSAFADGPWLTMAEAGKIGFIDSWPQFCDATTCRAIKDGVGQYFDNNHVTNSAAIRVRDIFQPVFDGLRQRTALTKGSGQ; from the coding sequence GTGAGCGATCCGCATAGCCAGACGCTGCCCTATCGCAGCGATATCGACGGGCTGCGCGCCGTCGCGGTGCTGTCGGTGGTGCTGTACCACTTTGGCCTGCCGCTGCGGGGTGGATTTGTCGGCGTCGACATCTTTTTCGTCATCTCGGGGTTCCTGATCGGCGGCATCTTGTGGCGCGAATACGATCAGACCGGCACGATCTGGTTGCGCAACTTCTATGTCCGCCGGTTTCGCCGCCTTGCGCCCGCGTTTTTCGTCATGGCCGTGGTCACGACCCTTCTGGGCTGGGCGCTGCTGCTGCCGTTTGAATTCCGCGAATACGGCAAGACGCTGGTTGCCGCGACCGTCTATCTGTCGAACGTGCTGTTCTATCGCGGTGCGGGATATTTCGACAGCGCGTCCGAGGACAAGCCGCTGCTGCACACATGGTCGCTGGCGGTCGAGGAACAGTTCTATATCTTTCTGCCGCTGACGATCCTGCTGCTGGCGCGCTGGCGCTGGGGATTGCTGGGGGGGCTAGTGGCCATTTGGGCCGCGTCGCTGGCCGCCTGCATCGTGCTGACGCCGCAGTATTCCACCGCCACGTTCTACCTGTTCCCCTTTCGCGCCTGGGAAATGCTCAGCGGTGTTCTGCTGGCGATCTGGGGCTATGAGACCGGACGCACCTGGCGCGGCTGGGCGGTTCTGTCCTGGCTGGGCATGGCGATGATCGCGGTGGCGATCCTGTTCGTTCCGGCCGGGCCGCTGTTCCCCGGGGCGCTTGCGCTATTGCCGGTTGTGGGCACGGTGCTGGTGCTGGCCAACGGGCTGAACCGCAACCCGGTGAACCGCCTGCTGTGCAGCCGCCATGCGGTGTTCTTTGGGGCGATTTCCTATTCGCTATACCTGTGGCACTGGCCGATCTTTACCCTGTCCAGCTATCTGCGGGATGGCCACGCGAACCTTGTGGAATCGTTTGTCTGGATGGCGCTTTGCGTCGCCCTGGCCTGGCTGTCCTGGCGCTATGTGGAAAACCCGGTGCGGCGCGCCCGGGCGCTATCGGGCGGGATGGTTCTGGGCGGGGCGGCGCTTGCCTCGGCCGTGCTGCTGGGGCTGGGTGGCTGGCTGTTCAAGCAGGACGGCCTGCCGCAGCGCTTTGGCCCCGAGGCCCGCGTGCACATCGCCGCCACAGGCGATTTCCTGCAGGACTGGAGCCGCTGCCATATCGCCGACGCCTTGCCGCTGGACGGGCTCGAGGTTTGCCCCATCGGACCCGAAGGACCGCCGCGGGTTCTGGTCTGGGGCGACAGCCATGTGCGCGCCTTCAAGGAAGGGCTGGACCTGGCCGCCCACGAGGCCGGGGTTCCCGGGATCATCCTGTGGCGCGCCGGGTGTCCGCCGCTGTTCGGCCTGCGCAAGGTCGAATCCGCCGCGACGCAGGCGCAGGACACCGCCTGCACCCAGGCCAACAAGCAGATCGAACAAAGCTTTGGCCGGATGCAAAGCCTTGAAAGCCTGCTGCTGATCGGTCGCTGGAGCTATTACGCAAGCGGCACCGGCGTCGGACTGGATGCCGGCAACCTGATTTCTCTGCACCCCACCAATGGTCCCGAACGGGTCGGCGAACAACAGGCCAGGCGTCTGACCCTGGCCGCGCAGGCAAGTATCGAGGCGATGGGGCGCTGGGTGCCCAACATCCATGTCCTGCGCCAGCCGCCGGAAATCCCGCAATACGACAGCCGCAAGGCCGCCCGCGAGGCAGCCCATGCCGGATGGCCCTTGGCGGCCGAAGCGGTCACCCAAACCGATGTGGCGCGCGATACGCTGGCCCTGCGCAGCGCGTTTGCGGACGGGCCTTGGTTGACGATGGCCGAGGCCGGGAAGATCGGGTTCATCGACAGCTGGCCGCAGTTCTGTGACGCCACGACTTGCCGGGCGATCAAGGACGGGGTCGGGCAGTATTTCGACAACAACCACGTGACCAACAGCGCCGCCATCCGGGTGCGCGACATCTTCCAACCCGTCTTTGACGGGCTGCGCCAGCGCACGGCCCTGACCAAGGGCAGCGGGCAATGA
- a CDS encoding GMC oxidoreductase: MTHPATNIVWDAIVIGTGIGGGTIGRALAEAGQKVLFLEQGAAGFRSERNGLSEIFIPEARLTRGLWPTPLRVTLNGQESAFYAPLGAGVGGSSAFYAATLERPERHDLEDTQDRPHPTGGWPVGFDTMHDWYARAAAMYRVYGTADPLSAETPLPLRDPPGLTETEAALMNSLGAVGLHPYHAHTAIERTPDCLNCLGTKCPRRCKMDGRSAGVEPALATGNATLIDRALVTRLAAEGDQITHVEARVDGVPQRFTARRYVLAGGALGSARLLLASGSEAWPEGLANRSGLVGRNLMFHLNEMFALWPKGGGDDGATKAISLRDLYHGADRFGTVQAMGIRASYGEIVHYLNLMLARSALARVPGARQMTRLPAALAARLFGHAQIFVGLLEDLPYEGNRVTYDPAQPDRLSVVYDFAPELLARRRGFRRAIRRAFRGHRRMFLGLTPELNYGHPCGTLRFGSDPARSVLRPDCRSHDVENLWVADASFMPTSMGVNPSLTIAANALRVADILVKEPFQ, translated from the coding sequence ATGACCCATCCCGCCACGAATATTGTCTGGGATGCGATCGTGATCGGAACCGGCATCGGCGGCGGCACCATAGGGAGGGCGCTGGCAGAGGCCGGGCAAAAGGTTCTGTTCCTGGAACAGGGCGCGGCCGGGTTTCGGTCCGAGCGCAACGGCCTGTCCGAGATTTTCATCCCCGAGGCGCGGCTGACACGCGGGCTGTGGCCCACGCCCTTGCGTGTCACGCTGAACGGTCAGGAAAGCGCGTTTTACGCGCCTTTGGGGGCCGGGGTCGGCGGGTCATCGGCGTTTTACGCGGCGACGCTGGAACGCCCCGAACGCCACGATCTGGAGGACACGCAGGACCGTCCGCATCCTACGGGCGGCTGGCCTGTCGGGTTTGACACCATGCACGATTGGTACGCGCGGGCCGCCGCGATGTACCGGGTCTATGGCACGGCTGATCCACTGTCCGCCGAGACCCCCTTGCCGCTGCGCGATCCGCCCGGCCTGACCGAGACCGAGGCCGCGTTGATGAATAGCCTTGGGGCGGTCGGGCTGCATCCCTATCACGCCCATACCGCGATTGAACGCACCCCGGATTGCCTGAACTGCCTTGGCACGAAATGCCCGAGGCGGTGCAAGATGGATGGACGCTCGGCCGGGGTCGAACCGGCGCTGGCGACGGGCAACGCGACGCTTATCGACCGGGCGTTGGTCACCCGTCTGGCGGCAGAGGGCGACCAGATCACCCATGTCGAGGCCCGCGTTGACGGAGTGCCGCAGCGGTTCACCGCGCGGCGCTATGTGCTGGCGGGGGGTGCATTGGGATCGGCCCGGTTGCTGCTGGCCTCGGGCAGCGAGGCATGGCCCGAAGGGCTGGCCAACCGGTCGGGGCTGGTCGGGCGCAACCTGATGTTTCACCTGAACGAGATGTTTGCACTGTGGCCCAAGGGCGGCGGTGACGATGGCGCGACCAAAGCGATTTCGCTGCGCGACCTGTATCATGGTGCGGACCGTTTCGGCACGGTGCAGGCCATGGGAATCCGGGCCAGCTATGGCGAGATCGTGCATTATCTGAACCTGATGCTGGCGCGCTCGGCCTTGGCGCGGGTGCCGGGGGCGCGGCAGATGACCCGCCTGCCCGCCGCGCTGGCGGCGCGGCTCTTCGGCCATGCCCAGATATTCGTCGGCCTGCTCGAGGATCTTCCCTACGAAGGCAACCGTGTCACCTATGACCCGGCGCAGCCTGACAGGCTGTCGGTGGTCTATGACTTCGCGCCCGAACTGCTGGCCCGCCGCCGGGGGTTTCGCCGCGCGATCCGCCGCGCCTTTCGCGGGCATCGGCGGATGTTCCTGGGGCTGACGCCCGAGCTGAACTATGGCCACCCCTGCGGAACCTTGCGTTTTGGCTCGGACCCTGCCCGTTCGGTCCTGCGGCCCGATTGCCGAAGCCATGACGTGGAAAACCTGTGGGTTGCGGATGCATCCTTCATGCCGACGTCGATGGGGGTGAACCCGTCGCTGACCATCGCGGCCAATGCCCTGCGGGTGGCTGACATCCTTGTGAAGGAGCCATTCCAATGA